Proteins from one Pontibacter korlensis genomic window:
- a CDS encoding HEAT repeat domain-containing protein, with the protein MKRTSLLLLAMAATSSMAMAKRENDQRTLTTRVADLLAEMPARDQQHLEASMSEMAAMGKEGILAMKSMLSTPGKGDDSKIEFALDGFSYYVMQSAREDWRKMSVDAYCESLAKASNPENKAFLIQQLQRVGNEDAVPCLQGYLGDVRLCAPAANALTSINSTNGETALLQALQSIEGDCRFSLVEALGDTRHAAAVASLTPLASSQDVKLRKLSLYALANIADLASEDVLARAAQEDGYTYDHDNATAAYILYASRLAEDGKQHQAEKIAETLLHNTS; encoded by the coding sequence ATGAAAAGAACATCATTACTGCTCCTTGCTATGGCTGCGACAAGTTCAATGGCAATGGCGAAACGAGAAAACGACCAACGCACCCTAACTACCCGAGTTGCCGATCTGCTAGCCGAAATGCCAGCCCGCGACCAGCAGCACCTGGAAGCCAGTATGAGCGAAATGGCAGCTATGGGAAAAGAAGGCATTTTAGCAATGAAAAGTATGCTCTCTACACCAGGTAAGGGCGACGATTCTAAAATCGAATTTGCGCTGGACGGATTCTCTTATTATGTCATGCAGTCGGCAAGGGAGGACTGGAGAAAAATGAGTGTGGATGCCTACTGCGAATCTTTGGCTAAAGCAAGCAATCCAGAAAATAAAGCATTTCTTATACAGCAGCTTCAGAGGGTTGGAAACGAAGATGCTGTACCCTGTCTGCAAGGTTATCTGGGTGATGTACGCCTTTGTGCTCCTGCCGCCAATGCTCTAACCAGTATCAACTCAACAAATGGTGAAACAGCCTTGCTGCAGGCGTTGCAAAGTATAGAGGGCGACTGCCGTTTTTCGTTAGTAGAAGCTCTCGGAGATACCCGGCATGCTGCTGCTGTAGCCTCCCTGACACCTTTGGCAAGCAGTCAGGATGTTAAACTACGAAAGCTGTCTCTTTATGCCTTGGCCAATATTGCAGATCTTGCATCGGAGGATGTGTTAGCAAGAGCAGCACAAGAAGACGGCTATACCTACGACCATGACAATGCTACTGCCGCTTACATTTTATACGCCAGCCGTTTGGCTGAGGATGGAAAGCAACATCAGGCCGAGAAGATAGCAGAAACACTGTTGCATAATACTAGCTAG
- a CDS encoding HEAT repeat domain-containing protein, with protein MGKETKKSDAEVRADIITLLGDNRAEEAMSAVKKALRNKNEKVRLAAVAAAGKIGQEEVLPELLRVMQKGDERDAVAVKNALLIMKGNSIIDQVAEALPKMPAVAQAELLSVMGARAAHSRINNVLSYADDKDPRIRMAALSALGQMARKEDLPQLYVLLDRVSQPEELEAMQKAIIVAVKEYESQQQQAQLVLQQMEKAPANKKSAYFNVLAGIGGQEASNTVAQAFSNGNEATRIAAVNALSQWLDVSAAKALYCIAKEPANGAYLDEALRGYIRTVSTSKYPADQKVLLLRDGMEVAQTPEQKKLILREVEKNKTFPALVFAGR; from the coding sequence TTGGGTAAAGAAACAAAAAAGTCAGATGCCGAAGTGCGGGCAGACATCATTACTTTGCTTGGTGACAATAGAGCAGAAGAAGCCATGTCTGCCGTGAAAAAAGCGCTCAGGAATAAAAATGAGAAAGTAAGGTTGGCTGCCGTTGCCGCAGCTGGGAAAATAGGCCAGGAAGAAGTGCTGCCAGAACTGCTTCGTGTCATGCAAAAAGGAGATGAAAGAGATGCAGTTGCCGTAAAGAATGCTTTGCTGATAATGAAAGGCAATAGCATTATTGATCAGGTAGCTGAAGCTTTGCCTAAAATGCCTGCAGTGGCCCAAGCCGAACTTCTTTCTGTGATGGGTGCTCGCGCCGCACATAGCAGGATAAACAATGTACTTTCTTATGCTGATGATAAAGACCCGAGAATACGTATGGCTGCTCTGTCGGCTCTTGGGCAGATGGCTAGGAAAGAAGACCTTCCTCAGTTATATGTTTTGTTAGACAGAGTGTCACAGCCAGAGGAGCTTGAAGCAATGCAGAAAGCTATTATTGTAGCCGTAAAAGAGTATGAATCACAACAGCAACAAGCCCAGTTGGTGCTGCAGCAAATGGAGAAAGCTCCTGCTAATAAAAAGTCAGCCTATTTTAATGTTTTAGCAGGTATAGGTGGGCAGGAAGCATCAAATACCGTGGCTCAGGCATTCAGTAATGGCAACGAAGCAACTAGAATAGCTGCTGTAAATGCTCTGTCGCAATGGTTGGATGTGAGTGCAGCCAAAGCGCTTTATTGCATAGCAAAAGAACCAGCAAATGGTGCTTACTTAGATGAAGCACTGAGAGGGTACATCCGGACAGTAAGTACTTCCAAATACCCTGCAGATCAGAAAGTGCTGTTGCTGCGCGATGGAATGGAGGTGGCTCAAACGCCAGAGCAAAAGAAGCTGATACTGCGGGAAGTAGAGAAAAACAAAACATTTCCAGCTTTGGTTTTTGCTGGCAGATAG
- a CDS encoding Gfo/Idh/MocA family oxidoreductase, which yields MSRDLCWGAKGTARAGKDIGCEKPMTRTIGEGKRVVEAVQQHGRIFRLNTWFRFGSMTFFTEWAPL from the coding sequence TTGTCCCGCGATTTGTGTTGGGGGGCAAAGGGTACGGCAAGAGCTGGTAAGGATATTGGGTGCGAGAAGCCAATGACCCGCACCATTGGCGAAGGCAAACGCGTGGTGGAGGCCGTACAGCAGCATGGGCGCATCTTCCGCCTGAATACCTGGTTTCGTTTCGGTTCGATGACATTTTTTACGGAATGGGCACCCCTGTAA